Sequence from the Blochmannia endosymbiont of Colobopsis nipponica genome:
AGAAGGCAAAAGACCAATTCCACGCGCAAAGCCTCCTTTTCCAGCCGATGTTGGATTATGGGGGAGACCTACTTGTGTAAATAATGTAGAAACTTTATGTAATATACCAGCTATTATTGAAAATGGTGTTTCTTGGTATAGAAGTATTTCTAAGAGCAGCAGTAAAGATACTGGTACGAAACTGATGGGATTTTCTGGTCGAGTCAATAATCCTGGTATATGGGAATTACCTTTTGGTATTTCTGCTCGAGAAATTTTAGAAGATTATGCTGGGGGTATGCGTTCTGGATTATTTTTAAAAGCTTGGCAGCCTGGAGGTGCGAGTACTGCTTTTTTTACTAGTGATCATTTAGATATTGGTATGGATTTTGAAAAAGTTAGTATTGCAGGTAGTCGAATAGGTACTGCTATTGCTATGGCTGTTGATAATAAGATTAACATGGTGTCTTTAGTGCGCAATTTAGAAGAGTTTTTTTCTAGAGAATCTTGTGGTTTTTGTACTCCATGTCGGGATGGTTTACCTTGGATAGTTAAACTATTAGTTTCATTAGAAGAAAAAACAGGATATTATGAGGACATTAAAATTCTTGAGGAGTTATGTTATGTACTAGGTCCTGGAAAGACTTTTTGCGCTCATGCTCCAGGGGCAATGGAACCTTTGCAAAGTGCATTGAAGTATTTTATGGAAGAATTTGAGGATGGTGTTTTAAATAAGTTTATTGTAAATACGCGTCAAATTTGGTAATTTAAAATAGTATAATCAGGCGACAATCTTTACTGTGAAAGTATATTCGTAATAATGCTCATAATGTTACAAATTGGAGTGTGTTTTGTACGTGTGTTTTAGATTTTGTTTTGTTTTGTTTGCATTTTATTTATAAAAATTTTAATTATTTAAATTATGGCAATTATTATTATAGACGGGAAAAATTATGAAGTTTATGCATCAACTAATTTGTTAGCAGCTTGTCTATCCTTAGGTTTTGATCTTCCTTATTTTTGTTGGCATCCTGCTCTTGGTAGTATTGGTGCTTGTCGTCAATGTGTTATTAAACAATATCAAGACAATGATGTTAATTCAGAAAGATTAATAATGGCTTGTATGACTCCAGTATCACATGGTATTCGTATCTCACTTATAGATGATGAAGTGCAAAAGTTTAGGCAAAATATCATTGAATTGCTTATGATTAATCATCCACATGATTGTCCAGTTTGTGAAGAAGGTGGTAATTGTCATTTACAAGATATGACAGTAATGGTTGGAAAAAGTTTTCGTCGTTATCGTTTTAATAAACGTACATATCGTAATCAATATTTAGGTCCTTTTATTTCGCATGAAATGAATCGTTGTATTTCTTGTTATCGGTGTGTACGTTATTACAGGGATTATGCTGATGGTGATGATTTAGGTGTATATGGTGCACACGACAATATTTATTTTGGTCGTGTGCAAGATGGTGCATTAGACAGTGAGTTTTCTGGTAATCTTGTAGAAATTTGTCCTACAGGAGTGTTTACTGATAAGACTCATTCTCATCATTATGCTCGTAAATGGGATACTCAATTTTCTCCCAGCATCTGTCAACAATGTAGTGTGGGTTGTAATATAGTTATTGGTGAACGTTATGGGGAATTATGTCGCGTAGAAAATCGTTATAATGGTGATGTTAATGGTTATTTTTTATGTGATAGAGGTAGATTTGGTTGTGATTATATTAATTTAAAAAATCGTTTAAAACGGCCTATACAAAAACAAGGTGTTAATCGGATTTTTTTGACCAGTATAGAAGAGTCTATTCAAGCAGCTGTGAATCTTTTGAATAATTCTCGTAAGATCATTGGTATTGGTTCTTCTCGTGCTAGTGTTGAAAGTAATTTTGCTTTAAGAGAATTAGTTGGTCAAAAAAATTTTTATACTGACATGTGTAGTAATGAACATAAGATGTTAAAGTTAATATTGGATATTTTAGGTAATAGTGGTTTATATACCCCGTCTTTGCGAGAAATAGAAGATTATGATGCCATTTTAATTTTGGGAGAAGATATTACTCAGACTGCCGCGCGCATTGCTTTATCTATACGTCAAGCTGTAAAAAATAAAGCTAAAAAAATTGCAGCGACGCACAAAATATTAGAGTGGCAGGTTTCAGCAATTAAAAATTTTAGATATAACATTAAGTATCCATTATTCATTACTAATATTGATTCTACAAAATTAGATGATATTGCTGCATGTACTTATTATGATTCAGTTAATGAGCAGGTAAGATTTGGTTTTGCTATTGCTCACGCATTAGATAGCTCTGCTCCTAAAGTGAATAATTTGGATTTTATTTATCAAGAGAAATTCAATATGGTGGTTCAAGGATTATTAAAATCTAGCAAGCCGCTTATTATTAGTGGTACTAGTTCTGGTAGTGAATCTTTAATTGCTGCTTCAGCTAATATTGCTAAAGCTTTAAAAAAGCTCAATAAGAGTGTCGGTATTACTTATGTTGTTTCTGATGCTAACAGTATTGGGTTAGCTATGCTTGAGGGTAATAGTTTAGACGATGCTTTTGATACTATAAGATATGGTTTAACTGATTGCGTTATTTTATTAGAAAATAATCTTTGTCGCCGTTATTCTACAGTATTAGTTGATAGTATTTTAGATCAGATTAAAACATTTATTGTATTAGATCATCAGTATTATCACTTCCAAGATAAGGCTGATTTAGTTTTACCTTCTTTGACTTTTGCTGAAAGTGATGGTACGTTAATTAGTCAAGAAGGTCGTGCGCAGAGATTTTTTAAATGTTATAAACCAGATTTTTATGATAAAGACTTAGTGATTTTGGAAAGTTGGCGTTGGTTAAATTTATTACATTCTCTTTATTTAAAAGATGGTAATATTAAGTGTCTGTATTTCGATGATATAATAGATGTTATAGTTAAAAAAATTCCTCGATTAATTGATATTAAAAAAACAGCGCCTACAGCATCATTTCGCGTTCATGGCCAAAAATTGTCTAGATTGTCGCATCGTTATAGTGGACGTACTGCAATACATGCTAATGTTAATGTACAAGAACCTTCTGTACCTTGTGACCCTGATTCTA
This genomic interval carries:
- the nuoF gene encoding NADH-quinone oxidoreductase subunit NuoF, which gives rise to MSDFFLRTPEKHPLTWRIRDDHKPTWLKEYQNKNGYVALRKAFKFMSCHEIVSLVQNSGLRGRGGAGFPTGAKWSMITSQPDQENIRYLLCNADEMEPGTYKDRLLMETSPHLLIEGILIAAYTLKANRGYIFLRYEYVYAASCLSRAIQEATAAGLIGTNILGSGFNFELYLHTGAGRYICGEETALINSLEGKRPIPRAKPPFPADVGLWGRPTCVNNVETLCNIPAIIENGVSWYRSISKSSSKDTGTKLMGFSGRVNNPGIWELPFGISAREILEDYAGGMRSGLFLKAWQPGGASTAFFTSDHLDIGMDFEKVSIAGSRIGTAIAMAVDNKINMVSLVRNLEEFFSRESCGFCTPCRDGLPWIVKLLVSLEEKTGYYEDIKILEELCYVLGPGKTFCAHAPGAMEPLQSALKYFMEEFEDGVLNKFIVNTRQIW
- the nuoG gene encoding NADH-quinone oxidoreductase subunit NuoG, which gives rise to MAIIIIDGKNYEVYASTNLLAACLSLGFDLPYFCWHPALGSIGACRQCVIKQYQDNDVNSERLIMACMTPVSHGIRISLIDDEVQKFRQNIIELLMINHPHDCPVCEEGGNCHLQDMTVMVGKSFRRYRFNKRTYRNQYLGPFISHEMNRCISCYRCVRYYRDYADGDDLGVYGAHDNIYFGRVQDGALDSEFSGNLVEICPTGVFTDKTHSHHYARKWDTQFSPSICQQCSVGCNIVIGERYGELCRVENRYNGDVNGYFLCDRGRFGCDYINLKNRLKRPIQKQGVNRIFLTSIEESIQAAVNLLNNSRKIIGIGSSRASVESNFALRELVGQKNFYTDMCSNEHKMLKLILDILGNSGLYTPSLREIEDYDAILILGEDITQTAARIALSIRQAVKNKAKKIAATHKILEWQVSAIKNFRYNIKYPLFITNIDSTKLDDIAACTYYDSVNEQVRFGFAIAHALDSSAPKVNNLDFIYQEKFNMVVQGLLKSSKPLIISGTSSGSESLIAASANIAKALKKLNKSVGITYVVSDANSIGLAMLEGNSLDDAFDTIRYGLTDCVILLENNLCRRYSTVLVDSILDQIKTFIVLDHQYYHFQDKADLVLPSLTFAESDGTLISQEGRAQRFFKCYKPDFYDKDLVILESWRWLNLLHSLYLKDGNIKCLYFDDIIDVIVKKIPRLIDIKKTAPTASFRVHGQKLSRLSHRYSGRTAIHANVNVQEPSVPCDPDSMFVFSMEGNNAPYAPRQHISFAWVPGWNSPQAWNKFQNYSGGHLHYGDPGIRLFKSHDKSLDWFNLIPLKSSSVQKDNCWRIVSYWHLFGSEEMSQRSVFIQKRMLEPYVMLNKDDADLIGVNSNMFLFFICADQEWCLPIKFSNYLNQGYIGLPLGFPGFFTSLLGMCARKLRGVLL